In Tachysurus fulvidraco isolate hzauxx_2018 chromosome 3, HZAU_PFXX_2.0, whole genome shotgun sequence, a single window of DNA contains:
- the gpn2 gene encoding GPN-loop GTPase 2 yields the protein MSTSTGAPQSCVHFGQVVIGPPGSGKTTYCLGMYNFLSQMGRKVVVINLDPANEGLPYQCAVDVSELITLEDVMEGLKLGPNGGLIYCMEYLEANMDWLEAKLKQHHDCYFLFDCPGQVELYTHHGSVRNIFAQLSKWNFRLTAVHLVDSHYCADPAKFISVLCTSLSTMLQVELPHVNVLSKMDLIEQYGKLAFNLDFYTEVMDLSYLVEHLATDPFFKKFHRLNKKLAEVIQDYGLVSFVPLNVQDKESMMQVLRTVDKANGYCFGDMEERNMQAMMSAAVGAEFQFNLALGVQERYVETNKQTLKEEVMDLQM from the exons ATGAGCACGTCCACTGGAGCTCCTCAGTCTTGTGTGCACTTTGGCCAGGTGGTTATTGGGCCACCTGGATCAGGTAAAACCACCTACTGCTTAGGCATGTATAACTTCCTGAGTCAAATGGGGCGTAAAGTCGTGGTAATAAACCTGGACCCTGCAAATGAAGGACTACCATATCAGTGTGCAGTGGACGTTTCAGAGCTGATCACACTTGAAGATGTGATGGAGGGTTTAAAACTTGGCCCTAATGGTGGCCTCATCTACTGCATGGAGTATTTAGAGGCCAACATGGACTGGTTAGAGGCTAAACTGAAGCAGCACCATGATTGCTATTTCCTTTTTGACTGTCCTGGTCAGGTGGAGCTTTACACTCATCATGGTTCAGTCAGAAATATATTTGCCCAGCTCTCTAAGTGGAATTTCAGG CTGACTGCGGTGCATCTGGTGGATTCGCATTACTGTGCTGATCCAGCCAAGTTCATTTCTGTGCTCTGCACCTCGCTGTCCACCATGCTTCAAGTGGAGCTCCCTCACGTCAATGTGCTGTCAAAGATGGATCTTATTGAGCAGTATGGCAAGCTGG CCTTCAATCTTGACTTCTACACTGAGGTTATGGATCTGTCGTACCTGGTGGAACATTTAGCCACCGATCCGTTCTTTAAGAAGTTCCACCGTCTGAATAAGAAGTTAGCTGAAGTGATCCAGGACTATGGCCTTGTGTCTTTTGTCCCTCTAAATGTGCAG GATAAGGAGAGCATGATGCAGGTCCTTCGTACTGTGGACAAGGCCAATGGCTACTGCTTTGGTGACATGGAGGAAAGAAATATGCAAGCTATGATGTCTGCTGCTGTTGGTGCAGAATTTCAGTTTAACTT aGCTCTGGGAGTACAAGAGAGATATGTGGAAACCAACAAACAGACTTTGAAAGAAGAGGTCATGGACTTGCAAATGtag